CAAAAGGAAATGTGAAAGCATCCAAAACTACAATTATGGAGATCTGTACTTATGGTTAATATTTGTATATCTCTTTACATACCCTCCAGCTCTACTTTTTACAGTATTTTCTAAGATATATAGACATGTTTTGCTTTATTTTGCAGGAGAGGATAATATTGTATCTTCCATGGAACCGGAATCATGTGTCCCTCCTGGCTTTAGATTTCACCCAACTGAAGAAGAACTTGTAGGCTACTATCTAAATCGAAAAATTAACTCTTTAAAGATTGATCTTGATGTTATCGTGGAACTCGATCTTTACAGCATTGAACCATGGGACCTTCAAGGTACGCGTTTATAATTGATATATCATATTTAAATAGAACGTGATTCTTGTGAGAACAATTGTGTTGTACTCTTATAAAAAATGCAGAACAATATATTTTCAATGTTGTATCGTTCTCCTAATTGTTCTCACTTCATCACGCTAGTAGTATATAGTGGAATATAGTTACAAAATTTAAGTGGAGGGTGTACCCTGATATCCTCGAGGCTGGCATGCATGTTTGTGTGAAATATGAGGGATATAAGtataataaatatatgtataattaactaTTACCAAGTAAATGTGCATGCAACATAGCTTGATGCATCAAGGGTTGTCGCACATGTACAGTTGTAAATAAGCTAAATCCAGTAAAGATATTTGTGTTGATGCTGCAGGCAGATGCAAACTGGGATACGAAGAACAAAGCGAGTGGTATTTCTTCAGTCACAAAGATAGGAAGTATCCAACGGGGAGACGAACAAATAGAGCAACTAGTGCGGGGTTTTGGAAAGCAACCGGAAGAGATAAAGCTGTGGTCTCAAAGGAGAGCATTATAGGCATGAGGAAAACCCTTGTTTTCTACAAAGGCCGTGCGCCTACTGGTATCAAGACTGATTGGATCATGCATGAATATCGACTCCAATCTTCTGAACACGAACCTCCACAGGCAAGTAGTACTAATCAGACTCAGGTACTAGTAATTAATTGCATGTTTAGCATAATAAACTAGTGAGTTATATGTATTTTTTGTAAGAATTTATTATATTTGTTCTTTTACAATAAAGAAAAACTCATGAGACAACACCAGCACACCACCATATATCTCCCCAAAGCGTCTCTATGAGATCGAATAAGGGAACAAGAAGACAAAACATGTTCACTTTTGCGGCTCCTGTAGAAGAATATACAGACATTAATGGGTGTCGAATAAAAAGTAAAGAAAATATTTCAACGGCTACAGTTCGGGGTCAATAAGTAACTAGCTTGGTTACATGACTACCTGTCTAATGAGTGTTCTGTGAGAACATTAATCTTTGACATTTAACAACTTTTGCAGGAAGAAGGATGGGTTGTATGTAGAGCATTCAAGAAACCAATTCCAAATCAAAGGCAAGGGAATGGTAATTTGAACAATGGTTATTATTTTCGAAACGGCAACAATTTTGCATCATCATCCATTCAAGATAGACTAATTAATCCGGTGCATTCGGTCGTGCAAAACCAGAGCACAAATTATTACCAAGTACCCTTTGCCACTTTAGACCAACACCAGTTCTCTAACCATGCTCACCAGCTAACTGATCTTCCACAACTTGACAGTCCTAGTACCATTTCAGCAAGCCTTGATATGGATCAAGATAAGAATATTAATCACGATATCAACTTTTACGATGACATAAAAATGTGCAGAATTTTTACATGCCGAAACTAAATGAAGCTTCATTTATTCCCTTCCCAGACATGCCACTCATTCCATGTGATGAAGATTCAGATTCTCAGAATCATATGAACCAGCTTCTTGGTTGTTTTCCTGATTTGTAAAGTATTGATGATGTGCCGTTCTAGTATATCACTATGTGATTCTCAGATGTACAAGTATGGTTGCTATATATTTAGACTGGTCAAATGTATAGTACATAGAGTTTGAGAACTCAATTTAACTGTTATTACCTTCGACGCTTATTATTTAGATATACGAGGTTGTAAGCTACTGTTTGTATGTGGCGGGTTAACTTGTTGTGTTGTGTGTAGACAAAAGTCTTTTAAATCCTCAAGTCACATTGCATCGAATGTCTATAGATTTTTGAGTTGTTCTCACTCTTCTATATTAGTAACAAATTTAGCAACACATTTCTCTTCCTCGGTTCATCTCCGAGGATTGTCTTCAAGTGAGTTCAATGATCTGAAAGCAAATACATATGGCTTGTTTGGGACTTGCAATAGTTCAATTAAAATTTTGAATGTGTATAAATGACATATTTTGGATGATTAAAAGAAACTGGCTTCTAAATCCGTGCAAGGCACGGGCAcgtttttatattttaatttttaaatattttttatttgttaaaaatattttacaaaaatttGTAGTTGGTGAATATggatatatttataaaaaatctcATGTAAGAAAGTGTAGCATTCAGGGTGGATGTATAAGTAAACACATTATTTTAATTTTCTTCACCGAACGCTTTCCTCTTTGTGATAAATGATATTGTATCAACTACACAATAAGGATTAACTCATACGATTGAAATTGAACAtgattattaataaaatgatagCTAAACATTTCATACCGAAATATTTTTAGTTTTTaacaataataattttttttttaaattgtagTGTTTAGGCGATGGGTAGTTATGGGGGTTATTTTAAGAGATTCTTTTCTATCTCCTCGCAATGTTGAACTACTAGCAGTAGTGACTATTTTCCCCATACAATTCATGAGCATACTCGACGTCAAATATTATATGGTTACGGGGATATAAACTGATTCTAAATTGTTTATTCATAAATATTATTTTCCAGTTAATAGTTTTACACTAACTATCGATTCATAGAGAATGATGATTTGCTCTTATTATAAGATCCTGAATGGTTATACTATGTTTCGGTAAAGAGAATAATATTCACCTTTGAATCTTTTTgtataaaatctatttttttaaCGATCTCGTTCCAAAGATGACTAAATAAAGTACCAAACCGATACCCGATTCGAAATTCGAAATTCAATCCAAACTCGAAACCCGATAAAAAACCGATACATACATAAAATAGTATACAATGTTTCCATAAtgtattatttataatattttagatTTAAGACATATAAattacatatttttattttattaaattagtaGTAATTGACCATTATCAAGATTGTTAAGACTTATTTACTGAATTATAACTCTTTTTTTTAATCTTAACATTTATTTTAGAtgtactatatatatatataaattcatTTGCGATGTACCACTAAATATTATGCAATTAATGTATTTTAGATTTTACTCAAAATGTCAACTTGTGCCATATAATGCTTTTGACTATTTAATAatgtatttattttaatattagttATTATATAAACGTAGATAATGGTGTTTCTATGCATCAAtgatattaaatttaaatatgtTATTCGTAATTTTGGATATCCAAAAAATACCCGATCCGATTCGAAACCCGacggatttggatttggataacccgaaaatatttgaatttaacGATACCCGATCCGAACCCGACCCGTTGCCATCCCTagttgtggataaaaaactaaggtatattTAATGCTAGGATACGTGAGTTCTAGACCCTTGATTAACTGCTCTCGTATTTCGTGACTCAAGTCTGtcttcacaagatgcctacgtaccttgctatATGTCAAGGATCAAAttaaaaaatgtagttctgaatGATGAAGTAAGACCCTTTAAATAGACATTAGATGTCCACGAATTGGAATAGGGTTAAGAGACTTGGTGAGCAAGTCTCCGTCTTTGAATGGACATTGAAGTTCTAAAACGTAGGAAGCACATTCCTTGTTGGTTTAAGTGCCTTGGAAGCTACTTTTCACAGAATTATATCTTTTATTGGACACATTTAATGAGTTATTAATTCAcactatttattaattacgaaattaataaatgaCTAGGGTTTCAGGCCTCATTAATTGGGTTTTGTCATTGGCCCATATTAGGTCTAATTAATACAACATTAGTTATGTCTTTAGGCTTATTTTCGGCCCATATCATTTGCCTCCCAATTTCTAGGAAACCTAAACATAAGATCTGGTAGAAGTTAAGTCATTTCGTTCCCTTTCAGGGTATCATtttatcgtaaagtgtggagtgacctaaacgtttacaacgatttgccaTTCTCGAGGCTTCAAACTATTTTCCTTACATACTTCCTCTGCGGGAATATGCCTTGAATCAGTTAATGCCCCCAATACTGGGATTTCGAGGGTCTCGCTGCCCAGTCACCGAGTCGGGTTCCAGggctgttgtgcaagacatgcttgcaccttaacaagactaagacatattgtcaaccctaagtaagttgtattgtaatctaaatttttattttgtacttgtaacacttaaagtctgtaaaaatgtcaaaggagcagactggagtctttttctataaacagtgtcaagcctaagaattctatctggaagaagatcaagaagatcatgcttcggaagaattatgaagaagcttgaagttgaataaatctgttttaggaaaaatattctaagtcaagatctctacaagtcacagatttagtgttacagagaagtcattcgagaactcaaaatgacttatcgagaagtcaggaaaggcactagagaactcacagagatattgacaagccaaattgaagacatagagattggagatatcgacaagtcatttcttcactagagaactcagagttatcgaaaagtcaacattcattagagaactctgagttatcgataagtcaaatttcactagagaactcagagatatcgataatccaaaattcactagagaactctgagttgtcgacaagtcaaatttgactagagaactctgagttagCGACAAATCAATtagtcattagagaactcagagatatcgataagtcaaagtgaagatatgaagactagagatctctacaagccaaattctcttatagagaactcagagacctctacaagttaAATTTACTAtggagcattagagatctcgataagccaatatacttatcgagatgtcaagttctctatagaccaaatgaagatctcgaggtaaaatttcaaagtacaaaattacagatcagttcaatatccaagattaacaatcaacaaacaatccaaacagctggattg
The Apium graveolens cultivar Ventura unplaced genomic scaffold, ASM990537v1 ctg2530, whole genome shotgun sequence DNA segment above includes these coding regions:
- the LOC141700589 gene encoding NAC domain-containing protein 30-like; this encodes MEICTYGEDNIVSSMEPESCVPPGFRFHPTEEELVGYYLNRKINSLKIDLDVIVELDLYSIEPWDLQGRCKLGYEEQSEWYFFSHKDRKYPTGRRTNRATSAGFWKATGRDKAVVSKESIIGMRKTLVFYKGRAPTGIKTDWIMHEYRLQSSEHEPPQASSTNQTQEEGWVVCRAFKKPIPNQRQGNGNLNNGYYFRNGNNFASSSIQDRLINPVHSVVQNQSTNYYQVPFATLDQHQFSNHAHQLTDLPQLDSPSTISASLDMDQDKNINHDINFYDDIKMCRIFTCRN